The Psychrosphaera ytuae genome includes a region encoding these proteins:
- a CDS encoding methyl-accepting chemotaxis protein, producing MKYLWIYKANRMFRFVLVGQTLISFLIAYFTGTWTEAIVISLITIAVPLYLIQTQPLHYMTRHSVAIAIQILTALHIQQTQGLTEIHFEIFSVLAFLTMYKDWRVVVTSVVVIAVHHVLFFLLQANGQPFFIFEEGHVMLYILLIHAFFAVAEGAVLAYISATAFDEARTAETVQSKIHEILKNEEQVDLRIELDEKNKTMEEFNRLIASFADLTNHSKNLSKDILTMSKQVDEVTYKINDATSENNVQIELITEATHQMTTANVDIADRSNNVNMLAETATDKTSEAKQIIVSSNDSITNLKNDLTDTSTTIDQLAEKCSSIEAAMASIKSISEQTNLLALNAAIESARAGDHGRGFAVVADEVRQLAMHTGKNAEEISDITTSLISDVTKSVSQMQTCLQNATEATEASVQAVLVIDKVLEDISAVSENIASVATAAEQQSLVSENITQSTLTLNDTAESLAQHVKDAHHSVSKMNKSINSLDKELAKFIV from the coding sequence ATGAAGTATCTTTGGATTTATAAAGCCAACAGAATGTTTCGATTTGTACTTGTCGGACAAACCTTAATATCTTTTCTGATAGCTTATTTTACAGGAACCTGGACTGAAGCAATCGTAATTTCGTTAATTACTATTGCAGTGCCTCTGTACTTAATCCAAACCCAACCATTACATTATATGACACGACATTCCGTCGCTATTGCAATACAAATTTTAACCGCACTTCATATTCAGCAAACACAGGGGCTAACAGAAATCCACTTCGAGATCTTTAGCGTTTTAGCCTTTTTGACTATGTACAAAGATTGGCGTGTTGTAGTTACAAGTGTTGTTGTGATTGCAGTTCATCATGTGTTGTTTTTCTTACTTCAAGCAAATGGTCAGCCCTTCTTTATCTTTGAAGAAGGCCACGTGATGTTATATATCTTGCTAATACATGCGTTCTTTGCGGTTGCAGAAGGTGCCGTATTGGCTTACATATCGGCAACAGCCTTTGATGAGGCTCGAACCGCTGAGACGGTACAATCAAAAATTCACGAAATACTTAAAAATGAAGAACAAGTTGATCTGCGAATTGAACTTGATGAAAAGAACAAAACAATGGAAGAATTCAATCGTCTGATTGCATCCTTTGCGGACTTAACCAATCACTCTAAAAACCTATCAAAAGACATATTGACGATGTCTAAACAAGTAGATGAAGTTACCTATAAGATTAACGACGCTACCTCAGAGAACAATGTTCAAATAGAGTTAATAACGGAAGCTACGCATCAAATGACAACCGCTAATGTTGACATCGCTGATCGTTCTAACAATGTGAATATGCTCGCAGAAACGGCAACGGATAAAACAAGTGAAGCAAAACAAATCATAGTCTCTTCCAATGACAGTATTACTAATTTAAAGAACGATCTGACGGACACGTCAACTACCATCGATCAACTGGCAGAAAAATGTAGCTCTATTGAAGCAGCAATGGCTTCGATTAAATCAATTTCTGAACAAACAAACTTACTCGCTCTCAATGCCGCAATTGAGTCTGCACGAGCTGGCGATCATGGCAGAGGATTCGCCGTCGTAGCTGATGAGGTTCGCCAGTTGGCGATGCATACAGGTAAAAATGCGGAAGAAATTAGTGACATCACAACATCCCTCATAAGCGACGTAACAAAGTCTGTTTCTCAGATGCAAACGTGTTTACAAAACGCGACAGAAGCAACAGAAGCCTCTGTACAAGCTGTACTTGTTATAGATAAGGTGTTAGAAGATATAAGTGCGGTATCAGAAAATATTGCGTCCGTTGCAACAGCTGCCGAACAACAATCGCTGGTTTCTGAGAACATTACTCAGTCTACTCTCACTCTAAACGACACGGCTGAATCCTTGGCACAACACGTAAAAGATGCACACCATAGTGTCAGTAAAATGAATAAAAGCATCAATTCACTGGATAAGGAACTTGCGAAGTTTATTGTTTAA